GTGAAGCACATGATGAGGTATTGCGAGGGTTTGTATGggggtttggagaggatggCGAAGGAGTTGAAGGTGGAGAGGGTGGTGGGGAAGTGTCATCAGGCCGGATCTGATAGCTTGCTCACATGGCATGCCTTCTTGAAGATCAAGGATCGCTTCTTCTCCGACGATGTCGGCGCCGACCATCACCGCCATCATGCCGGTGTTCTCTATGGCCTTGAGCTCCAAGTCTATTAGCTAGCTTCTAAGGATTAGCAAATCCAGATATTTAGTCAAtcaattgtttattattttaattattttaattttaattttttatatattatcaatttttgtgcataatatatatattttttttaatttaaaaaaattacataaatcgCTGATAGTCCTAAttatattcataattttaatttattggcaCCAAAATCTTATCTTTGCTCAGTTGCTGTAGGGTGAGAATACctaaatatatttgaaaagtCCGCACATGCCTCTACCAGGTAATTTGTCcatgtttataatatatttgataacaGAGGACtgactagaggtgggcacgggccgtccggcaTAACCGACCCGTATTCtagacgggccggttacgggttagGCTTCTCTCAACCCAGTGGTCGGCGGGTTGGCTCAACCGTGGCCAACCCGTCAGTCCCAGCTCACGTAAGAAATAAGACTGTCATAcgtggtttattattattatttagtaaatGACGTTTGGTCAGTAGGGATTTGAAACCCATGACCTTAAACttgaacaacaaaaacaaaccactgaaatttactcttttatttttgacatctattagaaaattatatatagatagatgtaggatatggatcaaaatattttacatatatatttaatttataaaaaattaagagaccatataataaattaaaaaactatataaatcaatatgtaaaaatatcaaagtatcaaaaaataaatttttataaatatttttctttaaaaataattattttgttaatcgtcttttggctcataagcactaattcctacacatgcacactcttaaattctcttaaataggaGCGCTCTTAtttatcacatatatattagattattttgtttcaatttataaaataaaaaattaaattacaaaaaataatttttaaattatgtatattaatttataaaaaatatattagtaaaaaaggaacatctttgaataatagttaacaccatattattttgattagtaacttttttcaatgacaacatgatgaAAGACTAATAATAATCCTATAGTTAAAGACCAAAATTGAAATCTAGAGGCAACctaaactataataaataaataagttgatgataatttttaatttaaaaataagaatactacttgatatgtaatttttgttgaacttaaaaaaggtgtgctaataatttaatttgatagataaacaaataaaaaaatgtaacttatttttatcctttttgaaattatttttttgatatttcttaaaaaaattttagttattataaattatttttaattttttgttgtttggaattaaatttttttaaaaaaatttgcaacttctttatatttatttattgtttatatttaaacatgaaaGATGTGTAGATCAATTGGTTAATGGGATAATTCCTATGGTGATGGTCCTCGGTTTGAATCTCATCTTTGGCCTTAGTTTTTGAaagtttattcatttcatttgtaaataaaatattataatttaataataaaatattatttaatatgataaaaacccgccgggtcaaacgGGCCGGTTCCGGTCCGGTTTTCACCGAATCGGGCCCGGCGGGCCCGGTTAACcagcccgtgcccacctctaggaCTGACTGATGAGTTGCATATTTAACATtgttttctaatatatatatatatatatatgtatagttaaaataaataaatggagagAGATGATGAGTGAGTGTGGTCATTGAGCATCTGAATAATGCAGGAGCATGTCCTGTGGCAGAGGCAGGAAATTGAAACTGAAATTGCTGATGGTTTCATGTTAAAAGTTGCACAGTAAAAGGTGTGATGAAAGACAAACTGAGTAATTGTGCAGATATAAAGGCATCAttttatctttacttttctGAGATATAAACCTTGATACATATGATATCTGATGTATGATGTATGATAGATGATAGATggtcctcctcatccacatgaGGGatggatagatagatagatggaGGAAGAGGgaaaagataagagagaaagCAAGGCCTACTCTGTGGGGGACTTGCTTGGAttatttgtttgtaatttttcattGAATCATTGCTTCTTCTGTGAGACAACGAAGTTACATGCAATTGGCCTCTCACTGTGGGTGTTCACACTAGTTttgattcatatatttatatattaataatgtgatatttatcactgtttttgattggaatttatatttttgtattcctGTTCATTGTGATATCTTTCTGGTGGAGAGTGCTGAATGTGAAGGAGTTCACAAGTTTGTGAGACATGACATATCCCTGGTAAAGCTTTGTTGTTGGGAAAAAGGAACAAGGTGGAGAATAAAATCATGTCCAACTTGTGAAGCAATAAATCCTCTTGTGACTTGTCTGATTCTTCTTCACCGCTACATGAATACATACATCATATTTCCATATTATTAACCATTTATTAACCAAAagctcaatttaaaaaaaaaataaaggggaaaggaaaaattcaaacagTTTGCAACCACAATTCAATGGTGaaataaatatgacatttaATTCTGCAATCCCCTGCAGTAAATGCAAAAGGCATTTGCATGAATGACCCCACAACCACACAAACTTTAAAACCCAAACAGGCCACACCTAATCTCCATCTTGCTGCTTCAATGCCCCCACCAAAGCCATGAGAATTTGTTGAACCTTCACTCACTCCCACTCACTcgctcactcactcactcacctCTGTTCATCTTTTTGTCTCTAGTCCTAGAAGAAAATGGGAAGAAAGCTTGGGCTCACCTCCCTCTTCTACAAGACTAAAGATCCAAGAAGCTTCTCTTCATGGCACTGGCCTTCTTGCAAGCAAGCAAGGACAAACTCCTTCAGAATTGGAGATGAAGCAGTGCACCAAGGAGATAATAAAAGCATGGACTCAGTGGAGCGTGTAATACATGGGTTGAGATCTGCAGACAGGCTCTTCTTTGAGCCTGGTGGGACAAGTTCAATCATGGAAGATGCTAGAGCAGCCATGAGAGTCCCATTTGAAGGGAGCCATGCAGTGGCAATTGAGTCAGATGACCCTTACCATGACTTCAGAGCTTCAATGGAGGAGATGGTGGTGGCTCATGGAGTTAAAGGATGGGGGTGGCTTGAGGAGCTCTTGGGTTGGTACTTGAGAGTCAATGGCAGGAAGACTCATGGTTTCATTGTTGGAGCTTTTATGGATTTGCTTCTCATGCttgcttctcctcctccttctacttcttgttcttcaacttctttttcCTTTGAGATTGAAGAGTTGGAACAAGagcaagaggaagaagatgaagccaGTGATCTGTCAtcttagttaattaaattaacttcatttgattaatcACAGCAAACTCATCTTATCTgtaatgtaattttttcttttctttttttccccctttttaaTTTTGATGTATGAGTGGCTGGATTTGTCACTATGTGATGCAGGTTGTGACCAAGGCCAGTTCTGGCACTGGTACAAGAAAGCTGAAAGACAGGGCTGGTCCATTGTTTTCCTCTTTCATTTCTACATAAAGATACTGTTCCTTGTGGTCCTCTCACTGTATACTTATCTGCCTCTTATTGAAACATCAAGCCACTAATACTTGGAAGTACATGCAACTCTACTACTGATGAAATATTTTGCATTGAAGTGTGGGCAATCTTATCTGAGGGAGGTTTACAGACATATATGCATGATAAGAATCTAGGGTGGTGAAGGATAGTGGATTGGGTTTGCAGGTTTTTTGGCAACCATGAATCTGGTGGTACTCAATTTTGAAATCCATATAGGCTGTAGCACAGCACATTCATGTGTTTTTAATGCACAAGTCTCCTTTGTCAATGAAGGCCTCTGTTTTGTACTGCAGACATACATCATTATCTGCCAAGCTGCATTGGATTGATGTTGTTTAACTTGagagaaaaaacaataaatatctCCTCTAATTTCTTGTaaaaatgaatcaaaacccattcattgagaaaatgataaatactaCAGTTGAACTACAGATTGAGGATGTTCCTGTCTTTATTaaagacatatatataaactatcCACCCCATTGTTTCATTAAACTATATATAAGATGAAGCAATTTCTAATCCTGTTTTTTCTGTTTGGTCATATTAAGACACCAAGgtacaaataataaaacattcaaTTTGCTTGCTGGAATTATGATCTTTCTTAAGaatgtgtttggattgaggaaTCAAAACAGAGGAATAACAGAGATTTATCAGCAAATGGATCAGAAACAATTCTTGTGCTGTCTTTCTTGTTAacatatgcaaatggaatatgaaGATGGTGATGGTAAGGTAATGGTGGACCAAATGAATTGAATAAATAGTTCCAATGGTTCCTGTATATCCCCTGTTTCTCTTAAGGGCTGTGACCACAAATGGCATGCATGGAAAACAATGCCTTGTACTCTAGTGAGTTCCATAATtcatatataaagaaattacTTGTCTCTCTATTGGTGGGTCATTATGTATTATGCAACTGTGCAATGTTGTTTGCATGCATGAGTAATTTGGACCACTTAGACCCACCATCCATGCatcaatttctttattttctgccatgaagataataaaaaaaatattaattttcttgttaTCCCTTTCCTGTTTTAATTTGtcttaaagtattttttttatttatttatataatacaaatttatttaaatttcaattaaaacacatgggaaaaagaaaaagaaaaggaaaagtgaTGGTAAATTGgtaatatttgaaaagttgaaAATTAGGAGTTAGAAAAGTAAATTCCTCATTTTTCAGGGGGTGGAATGTAAAAACATTGCTATAAAAACCCTATATCAGCGCGCTTGGGGTTTCAACTTTCATCTCTCATTCTCGAAGTCATTTCGATCTCCTCCATCTCCGTCCTCTCAAGCGCTTTCATCTCTCATTCTCGAAGTCATTTCCATCTCCTCCATCTCCGTCCTCTCAAGCGCTTTCATCTCTCATTCTCGAAGTCATTTCCATCTCCTCCATCTCCCGTCCTCTC
The Dioscorea cayenensis subsp. rotundata cultivar TDr96_F1 unplaced genomic scaffold, TDr96_F1_v2_PseudoChromosome.rev07_lg8_w22 25.fasta BLBR01001043.1, whole genome shotgun sequence genome window above contains:
- the LOC120255521 gene encoding transcription repressor OFP13-like is translated as MGRKLGLTSLFYKTKDPRSFSSWHWPSCKQARTNSFRIGDEAVHQGDNKSMDSVERVIHGLRSADRLFFEPGGTSSIMEDARAAMRVPFEGSHAVAIESDDPYHDFRASMEEMVVAHGVKGWGWLEELLGWYLRVNGRKTHGFIVGAFMDLLLMLASPPPSTSCSSTSFSFEIEELEQEQEEEDEASDLSS